The sequence CCTCGACTCGGTCGAGGCCGCTCTCGCCGATCTGTCCGCAGGTGAGAAGGCCTGGGCCGCCCTGTCCCTGACCGACCGCGCCGACCTCCTCGACCGCGTCCGGGCGCTGACCGGCAAGCACGGCGCTGAGTGGGTCGCGGCCGCCTCCTCGTACAAGCGCCTGGGACCACACTCGGCGCTCGCCGGCGAGGAATGGATCTCCGGTCCGTACGCATTCGCCAGCGGCCTCGGTGCCGCCGCACAATCGCTGCGGGACCTGGCCGTGGGCCGCAGCCCCGTCGCCGACGCCACGTTCGGCACCGCGGCAGGCCATACCACCGTGCGGGTGCTGCCGTCGTCGCGCTACGACTCGTTGCTGCTCAGTGGATTCAGCGCCGACGTCTGGCTCCGGCCGGGGGTGGATCCCTCACAGGCCAGAGCCGCCGCCGGCCTCGCGCAGCTCGATCCGGCCGCCACCGGCGGTATCGGGGTCGTTCTCGGCGCGGGCAACATCACCTCGATCGCACCCCTGGACGTGATCTACGAGCTCCTCGCCCACAACCGCGTCGTCGCGCTGAAGCTCAACCCGATCACCGATTCACTCCTCCCGGTTCTCGAGCAGGTGCTCGAACCGCTCATCTCGGTCGGCGCGATCCGTATCCTCACGGGCGGTGCAGAGGTCGGCGAGTACCTCGTCCAACACGACGCGGTCGCCCATGTCCACATGACCGGTAGCGCCGCCACCCACGATGCGATCGTCTGGGGAACCGGACCAGACGCCGCGCGCCGCAAGGCATCCGGCGAGCCCCGGCTGACCAAGCCCATCACCAGCGAACTCGGCGGCGTCTCCCCGACCATCGTGGTGCCCGGCGCCTGGAGCGCGGCAGACCTGCGATTCCAGGCCGAGCACATCGCCACCCAGCGACTGCACAACGGTGGCTACAACTGTGTCGCCGCCCAGGTCGTGATCCTCCCCGGCGACTGGGACCAGAAGCAGGACTTCCTCGACGCGCTGCGTGACGCGTTCCGATCGGCGCCGGCCCGGGTCCCCTACTACCCCGGCAGCGACGACCGTGTCGCCGCGGCCCACGACGCGTACCCCGATGCCGAACGGCTCGGCAGCGACGGCGAACGGCTGCTGATCACCGGACTGTCACTCGACGGCGACGAGAAGCTCTTGGGCACCGAGTGCTTCAGTCCCGTCCTCGGCGTGCTCGAGCTCCCTGGAAACGGAGCCGAGTTCCTGACCGCCGCAACCGATGCCGCGAACAACCGGTTCGTCGGCACCCTCGGGATCAACGTGATCGCGCACCCGGATTCCATCGCCGACCTCGGCGACGACTTCGAGAAGATGATCGCCGATCTGCGCTCCGGGACCGTCGCGGTGAACGCATGGACCGGGATCGGCTTCCTCACCGCAGCCGCCACCTGGGGTGCGTTCCCGGGCCACACGATCGACGACATCCAATCGGGAACCGGCGTGGTACACAACGCTTTCCTCCTCGCCGATGCCGAACGCACCGTCGTGCGCGGCCCGTTCCGGCCCGCCCCGCGGTCGATCCTGCACCGCGAGTGGTCCCTGTCGCCCAAACCGCCGTGGTTCGTCACCAATCGGACCGCAGCCACCACGGGACGTCTGCTCGCCGAGTTCGCAGTGGACCCGCGTCCGATGCGACTGCCCGCCATCTTCGCCTCCGCGCTGCGCGGCTGATCCCCCGACCACGAAAGGCCCCCATGCCCGCCTCACCCCGCACCGTCGACTACGTCGTCGTCGGAACCGGATCCGCCGGTGCCGTCGTCGCCAACCGGCTCAGCGCCGACT is a genomic window of Gordonia sp. SID5947 containing:
- a CDS encoding aldehyde dehydrogenase family protein, with product MSVDTQHRTDHLDSVEAALADLSAGEKAWAALSLTDRADLLDRVRALTGKHGAEWVAAASSYKRLGPHSALAGEEWISGPYAFASGLGAAAQSLRDLAVGRSPVADATFGTAAGHTTVRVLPSSRYDSLLLSGFSADVWLRPGVDPSQARAAAGLAQLDPAATGGIGVVLGAGNITSIAPLDVIYELLAHNRVVALKLNPITDSLLPVLEQVLEPLISVGAIRILTGGAEVGEYLVQHDAVAHVHMTGSAATHDAIVWGTGPDAARRKASGEPRLTKPITSELGGVSPTIVVPGAWSAADLRFQAEHIATQRLHNGGYNCVAAQVVILPGDWDQKQDFLDALRDAFRSAPARVPYYPGSDDRVAAAHDAYPDAERLGSDGERLLITGLSLDGDEKLLGTECFSPVLGVLELPGNGAEFLTAATDAANNRFVGTLGINVIAHPDSIADLGDDFEKMIADLRSGTVAVNAWTGIGFLTAAATWGAFPGHTIDDIQSGTGVVHNAFLLADAERTVVRGPFRPAPRSILHREWSLSPKPPWFVTNRTAATTGRLLAEFAVDPRPMRLPAIFASALRG